Proteins encoded together in one Desulfallas thermosapovorans DSM 6562 window:
- the nirJ1 gene encoding putative heme d1 biosynthesis radical SAM protein NirJ1: MISVSRLLCGAKYYGDSLRYKHDASCQRNGTTTGHGPVVVWNTTRTCNLRCLHCYSNSDDRIFGNELTTAEAKKFIDDLAAFNVPVILFSGGEPLLRPDFFELAGYARSKNIRCTLSTNGTLITPEVAARIKEIGISYVGISLDGIGDNNDRFRGRKGAFNAALSGIRACRSIGQRVGLRFTINRHNFDQMPDIFNLIEAEDIPRVCFYHLVYSGRGSKMLDEDLSHSQTRQAMELIMERTRDYHRRGLNKEILTVDNHADGIYIYLALQKTSPDRAERVKQLLTANGGNRSGIAIGAVDWSGNVYPDQFTRQHVLGNIKEKPFGDIWKNPDHPVLQGLKNRKPLLKGRCARCRWLDMCNGNFRTRAEAVHGDFWAPDPACYLTDEETGTSAS; this comes from the coding sequence ATGATCAGCGTAAGCAGACTACTTTGCGGAGCAAAATACTACGGTGATTCACTGCGCTATAAACATGATGCAAGCTGCCAGCGCAATGGAACAACTACCGGACATGGCCCCGTGGTGGTATGGAACACAACCCGTACTTGCAATTTAAGATGTTTGCACTGTTATTCCAATTCCGATGACCGGATTTTTGGAAATGAACTAACCACCGCGGAGGCTAAAAAGTTTATTGACGACCTAGCCGCCTTTAATGTGCCTGTAATCCTTTTTTCCGGAGGCGAGCCTTTACTGCGCCCTGATTTTTTTGAGTTGGCCGGTTATGCCCGCAGTAAAAATATTCGCTGCACCCTTTCCACCAACGGTACATTGATAACCCCGGAGGTAGCCGCCCGAATAAAGGAAATAGGGATCAGTTATGTAGGTATCAGCCTGGACGGTATTGGTGATAATAACGATCGTTTTCGTGGCCGCAAAGGAGCCTTTAATGCTGCATTAAGTGGTATACGTGCCTGCCGGTCCATTGGCCAGCGGGTAGGTTTGCGCTTTACCATTAACCGCCATAACTTTGACCAAATGCCGGATATCTTTAATTTAATTGAAGCTGAAGATATACCCAGGGTGTGTTTTTATCATCTGGTATATAGTGGCCGGGGAAGCAAAATGCTTGATGAAGATTTGAGCCACAGCCAAACCAGGCAGGCCATGGAATTGATTATGGAACGTACTAGGGATTACCACCGCCGTGGTCTGAACAAGGAAATACTTACGGTTGATAACCACGCCGATGGCATTTATATCTATCTGGCTCTGCAAAAAACTTCCCCGGACAGGGCCGAACGGGTCAAACAACTACTGACCGCCAATGGTGGCAACCGTTCGGGCATAGCCATCGGGGCCGTGGACTGGTCCGGCAATGTTTATCCCGACCAGTTTACTCGCCAGCATGTACTGGGAAATATTAAAGAAAAACCCTTTGGAGATATATGGAAAAATCCAGATCATCCCGTGCTGCAAGGACTTAAAAACCGTAAGCCGCTGCTAAAGGGACGTTGTGCCAGGTGCCGCTGGCTGGATATGTGCAACGGCAATTTTAGAACCAGGGCTGAGGCGGTGCACGGCGATTTCTGGGCACCGGATCCCGCCTGTTATCTAACCGACGAAGAAACCGGAACGTCGGCAAGCTAA